A region from the Hypomesus transpacificus isolate Combined female chromosome 11, fHypTra1, whole genome shotgun sequence genome encodes:
- the zmp:0000000760 gene encoding collagen alpha-1(IX) chain — translation MPALKEMLVLPVFLAIFGLTTCQELPSFDLLEELRVSESRGVMRVNGSEADAVAYRVNPAIHLRKSMRDILPDGLPSDYSIIATFKVTLDAARRSWNLWQVSDPQGRDQVGLRFHDDTRSLDFFYSGPRGSQMLRTFRGVEKLFDGEWHKLALSVKGGEVRLLVDCQEVSVEAIDEPRPVIRQGFTSIVKRAAGQRTPSVDLQQMDVSCDPEQAYSEGCCELSSVCGGYAEIGLTAGRATCKCMNGQPGVQGPSGSKGHRGLPGNTGEPGKLGNWGIMGNTGDYGHVGETGPKGEEGIRGDKGMRGLRGRVGDRGPKGLKGLQGAGGFKGVRGSPGDLGLTGEQGELGARGEPGYEGIPGYQGVKGADGRPGSEGPLGPEGKQGVVGDPGDRGAAGEKGKPGIQGKTGRFGTVGQKGIIGDPGLPGRDGDPGIEAYQGPQGPDGRGGQLGVKGEKGTQGSPGEMGPPGRQGLRGFKGSAAKPGRPGLIGPPGPVGHVGVPGRPGLKGDTGIQGFQGAKGATGEQGKKGPKGVVGGLGERGPQGVRGKRGPAGEAGRKGPVGVKGVRGDGGLAGFQGPPGPPGPTLPAQHVIEVCKRVVLEQMSTFANSVKRTCAAVCPLYGDVPMGAPGPSGQKGPPGPQGDPGIDGVDGELGQQGFYGEPGDLGKQGKRGDGGAQGDKGAKGHGVPGYMGDQGPKGQCGRPGRSFNGRPGRQGDRGHGGRPGLRGHPGLRGVPGICLTSGCALLDAAANTGPPQSPQIPQTPRRLGRRP, via the exons ATGCCAGCCTTGAAGGAGATGCTGGTTTTACCAGTCTTCCTAGCCATCTTCGGATTGACAACATGCCAAGAATTGCCAA GTTTTGACCTGCTGGAGGAGTTGCGGGTGTCTGAGTCCAGAGGAGTGATGAGGGTGAACGGCTCTGAAGCTGATGCTGTGGCGTACCGGGTCAACCCCGCCATCCACCTACGCAAGTCCATGAG GGACATCCTCCCAGACGGCCTGCCCTCAGACTACTCCATCATCGCCACCTTCAAGGTCACCCTGGACGCGGCCAGGCGCTCCTGGAACCTGTGGCAGGTCAGCGACCCCCAGGGGCGGGACCAGGTGGGCCTGCGCTTCCACGACGACACCCGCTCCCTCGACTTCTTCTACAGTGGGCCGCGGGGGAGCCAGATGCTGCGCACGTTCCGCGGCGTGGAGAAGCTGTTTGACGGCGAGTGGCACAAGCTGGCGCTGAGCGTGAAGGGCGGGGAGGTGCGCCTGCTGGTGGACTGCCAGGAGGTCAGCGTGGAAGCTATCGACGAACCCAGGCCTGTCATACGCCAGGGCTTCACGTCCATCGTGAAGCGCGCGGCCGGACAACGCACTCCGTCG GTGGACCTTCAGCAGATGGATGTGTCATGTGACCCAGAGCAGGCCTACTCAGAGGGCTGCTGTGAGCTCTCCAGCGTG TGTGGGGGCTATGCTGAGATTGGGCTGACCGCAGGCAGAGCCACCTGTAAGTGTATGAATGGCCAGCCTGGTGTCCAGGGACCTTCAGGATCCAAG GGCCACAGAGGTCTCCCCGGCAACACTGGAGAGCCAGGAAAACTGGGGAACTGG GGCATCATGGGGAACACAGGGGACTATGGTCACGTTGGAGAGACAGGCCCTAAG ggcgaGGAGGGGATCAGAGGAGATAAAGGAATGAGAGGACTGCGAGGCCGAGTG GGCGACAGGGGTCCTAAAGGTCTGAAGGGATTACAGGGAGCAGGAGGCTTTAAG GGAGTTCGGGGGTCACCTGGAGATTTGGGTTTGACCGGCGAGCAAGGAGAACTG GGGGCGAGAGGTGAACCAGGATATGAAGGGATCCCTGGATACCAGGGAGTGAAG GGGGCGGACGGGAGACCAGGATCTGAGGGCCCCCTGGGGCCAGAAGGGAAGCAG GGTGTTGTTGGTGATCCTGGAGATagaggagcagctggagagaaagggaaaccT GGTATCCAAGGGAAGACGGGCAGATTCGGCACAGTAGGACAGAAG GGCATCATAGGGGACCCAGGACTGCCAGGCAGAGATGGAGACCCAGGGAtagag GCTTATCAGGGGCCACAGGGACCAGATGGTCGAGGAGGACAGTTAGGAGTCAAG GGGGAGAAAGGAACCCAGGGGTCTCCAGGAGAGATGGGCCCACCAGGAAGACAA GGCCTTAGGGGATTCAAGGGCTCAGCCGCCAAACCAGGAAGACCCGGGTTAATAGGACCACCAGGACCAGTA GGGCATGTGGGCGTTCCAGGCAGACCAGGACTGAAG GGAGACACAGGCATCCAGGGATTCCAAGGTGCCAAAGGAGCCACG GGAGAACAGGGAAAGAAGGGTCCCAAAGGAGTG gtgggaggactgggggagcgaGGTCCCCAGGGAGTCCGTGGGAAGCGAGGCCCAGCAGGAGAGGCTGGTCGTAAAGGCCCAGTGGGAGTGAAGGGTGTCCGGGGAGACGGGGGCCTGGCCGGCTTCCAGGGACCTCCAGGACCTCCG GGTCCCACCTTGCCCGCCCAGCACGTCATCGAGGTGTGCAAGCGCGTGGTGCTGGAGCAGATGTCCACCTTCGCTAACTCTGTGAAGAGGACGTGTGCTGCCGTGTGCCCCCTGTATGGGGACGTGCCCATGGGTGCCCCCGGACCCTCAGGACAGAAGGGGCCCCCAGGACCCCAG GGAGATCCAGGTATTGATGGAGTGGATGGAGAATTGGGACAGCAAGGCTTCTATGGAGAGCCTGGAGACTTAGGCAAACAAGGGAAAAGAG GGGATGGAGGGGCGCAGGGAGACAAGGGCGCCAAAGGTCACGGCGTGCCTGGATACATGGGAGACCAGGGGCCCAAGG GTCAGTGTGGTCGTCCAGGCAGGTCCTTCAACGGGCGACCTGGTCGCCAAGGAGACAGGGGTCACGGGGGTCGTCCAGGTCTGAGAGGTCACCCTGGTCTGAGGGGAGTACCAGGCATCTGTCTGACCTCTGGCTGCGCTCTGCTGGACGCCGCGGCCAACACAGGCCCCCCCCAGAGCCCCCAGATCCCACAGACCCCCCGGAGGTTGGGGCGACGCCCCTAG